One Fusobacterium ulcerans DNA segment encodes these proteins:
- a CDS encoding molybdopterin-binding protein produces MKKIETVNAVGHVLQHDITEIIPGEVKGRAFKKGHIIKEEDVEKLLRLGKDHIYVFELGDKGIHENDAALVLGKLGKGKNIRLADEIKEGKINFYAQEDGVLKVDTEKLLELNMLGEISFATLPDNIPVKKGDLVAGARVIPLVIDKEKMEKAESIIQTPILNVNSYRKYKVGMVTTGNEVFFGRIEDKFGKIVTDKLKEFDCEVIAQLLSQDSKDMIKRKAQELLDMGAEMLIFTGGMSVDPDDVTPSAIIELGGELVSYGSPVLPGSMFLLSYLGDVPVMGLPGCVMFAKRTIFDLVLPRVLSEEKLTTRDIMMYGNGGLCQSCEVCHYPNCTFGK; encoded by the coding sequence ATGAAAAAGATAGAAACTGTAAATGCAGTAGGGCATGTATTACAGCATGATATTACAGAGATAATCCCTGGAGAAGTAAAAGGAAGAGCTTTTAAAAAAGGGCATATAATAAAAGAGGAAGATGTAGAAAAGCTATTGAGGCTTGGGAAAGATCATATATATGTCTTTGAACTTGGAGATAAGGGGATACATGAAAATGATGCTGCCCTTGTACTTGGAAAGCTTGGAAAAGGTAAAAATATCAGACTGGCTGATGAGATAAAAGAGGGAAAAATAAATTTTTATGCACAAGAAGATGGTGTATTGAAAGTAGATACAGAAAAACTTCTGGAGCTGAATATGCTTGGAGAGATATCTTTTGCTACTCTTCCAGATAATATTCCTGTAAAAAAAGGAGACTTAGTAGCAGGAGCAAGGGTCATTCCTTTAGTAATTGATAAAGAAAAAATGGAAAAAGCTGAGAGCATCATTCAGACTCCCATATTAAATGTAAATAGTTATAGAAAATATAAGGTGGGAATGGTAACTACTGGAAATGAAGTTTTCTTTGGAAGGATAGAAGATAAATTTGGAAAGATAGTTACTGATAAACTTAAAGAGTTTGACTGTGAGGTAATAGCTCAATTACTGTCACAGGATAGTAAAGATATGATAAAGAGAAAGGCTCAGGAACTTTTAGATATGGGAGCAGAAATGCTTATATTTACAGGAGGAATGTCTGTAGATCCTGATGATGTGACGCCATCTGCAATAATAGAGCTGGGAGGAGAGCTGGTAAGTTATGGTTCACCTGTTCTGCCAGGTTCTATGTTCCTGCTGTCATATCTTGGAGATGTACCAGTGATGGGACTTCCTGGATGTGTAATGTTTGCTAAGAGAACTATATTTGATTTAGTTCTTCCTAGGGTATTAAGTGAAGAAAAGCTTACAACTAGAGATATTATGATGTATGGAAATGGAGGACTTTGTCAGAGCTGCGAAGTATGCCATTATCCTAACTGTACATTTGGAAAATAA
- a CDS encoding MogA/MoaB family molybdenum cofactor biosynthesis protein: protein MFRTAIVCMSDKGARGEREDLSTKVIEKIVTEKGYKVVKKILIPDEYELIKETLKNICDNNEADLILTTGGTGFAKRDVTPEATLEIVDKIVPGIPEAIRAYSMSITKRAMLSRAAAGIRKSTLIINMPGSPKAVDESLSFIIDSLSHGLEILVGSASDCTR from the coding sequence ATGTTTAGAACTGCTATTGTGTGTATGAGTGATAAAGGTGCCAGAGGAGAAAGGGAAGATCTTTCTACTAAAGTAATAGAAAAAATTGTTACTGAAAAGGGTTATAAAGTAGTAAAAAAAATACTTATTCCAGATGAATATGAGCTTATTAAAGAAACATTGAAAAATATATGTGATAATAATGAAGCTGATTTGATACTCACTACTGGAGGAACAGGATTTGCTAAAAGAGATGTAACTCCTGAAGCAACATTGGAAATAGTGGACAAGATAGTTCCTGGTATCCCAGAAGCTATAAGAGCTTATTCTATGAGTATAACAAAAAGAGCTATGCTTTCCAGAGCAGCAGCAGGTATAAGAAAATCTACCCTTATTATAAATATGCCTGGAAGTCCAAAAGCTGTTGATGAATCACTGTCTTTTATTATAGATTCTCTTTCTCACGGCTTGGAAATTTTAGTGGGAAGTGCCTCTGACTGTACAAGATAG
- the modB gene encoding molybdate ABC transporter permease subunit: MNSKLDINAVFLTLKIASISTALTLIAAVLLVWGMENRSKKLRSIVEMLINLSLFISPTVLGYILIIFLGKRGIIGSYLYEFFNIQVIFSWWAGIITAFVVSLPLMYNCIKAGFSSLDYTYREAGKEMGASDFQILRLVILPLIRRNILAGIVLSFGRALGEFGATLMLAGNIPGKTQTMSIAIYSAVERGDNRTANVLLVIVLVISFCIMCLYNYFFKGAEK, encoded by the coding sequence ATGAACAGTAAACTTGATATAAATGCTGTGTTCCTTACTTTAAAAATAGCTTCTATATCTACTGCACTGACACTGATAGCAGCGGTGCTTTTAGTGTGGGGCATGGAAAATAGAAGCAAAAAGCTTAGGAGCATAGTTGAAATGCTTATAAATCTTTCTCTTTTCATATCTCCTACAGTTTTGGGGTATATCCTTATTATATTTTTAGGAAAAAGAGGGATAATAGGCTCGTATCTGTATGAGTTTTTCAATATTCAGGTAATTTTTTCATGGTGGGCAGGGATAATCACTGCATTTGTAGTGTCGCTGCCCCTTATGTATAATTGTATAAAAGCTGGGTTCTCTTCATTGGACTATACCTATAGAGAGGCTGGAAAAGAAATGGGAGCTTCTGATTTTCAGATACTTCGTCTGGTAATCCTTCCATTGATAAGAAGAAATATACTTGCAGGGATAGTGCTGTCTTTTGGAAGAGCATTAGGGGAGTTTGGAGCTACTCTTATGCTGGCAGGAAATATCCCTGGTAAGACACAGACTATGTCTATTGCCATATATTCAGCAGTAGAACGTGGAGATAACAGAACAGCCAATGTACTATTGGTAATAGTACTTGTAATAAGTTTTTGTATAATGTGTCTTTATAACTATTTTTTTAAAGGAGCAGAGAAATAA
- the moaC gene encoding cyclic pyranopterin monophosphate synthase MoaC produces the protein MNFTHFNENGRARMVDVSEKDETKRKAVARGYIQMGADTIKAVTEGRIKKGDVLSVAQVGGICGAKKTWDLIPMCHNILLTGADINFEVADDRIWIEASVKTTGKTGVEMEALTAVSIAALTIYDMCKAIDKHMIIGEIKLISKTGGKSDFLLEDKK, from the coding sequence ATGAATTTTACACATTTTAATGAAAATGGAAGAGCCAGAATGGTTGATGTCAGTGAGAAAGATGAAACAAAAAGAAAAGCTGTAGCCAGAGGATATATTCAGATGGGAGCAGATACAATCAAGGCTGTAACTGAAGGAAGAATAAAAAAGGGAGATGTCCTTTCTGTAGCACAGGTAGGAGGTATATGCGGAGCTAAAAAAACATGGGATTTGATACCTATGTGCCATAATATACTTTTGACAGGGGCAGATATAAATTTTGAGGTGGCAGATGACAGAATCTGGATAGAGGCATCTGTAAAGACTACTGGGAAAACAGGAGTTGAAATGGAAGCTCTTACAGCTGTAAGTATAGCAGCTCTTACTATATATGATATGTGCAAGGCTATAGACAAGCATATGATTATAGGAGAAATTAAACTCATAAGCAAGACTGGTGGGAAAAGTGATTTTCTTCTGGAAGATAAAAAATAG
- the modA gene encoding molybdate ABC transporter substrate-binding protein — MKKIFTTMVAVVSIFLLAACGKTEKKEITISAAASLNEVLSQIAENYQKENKNITVNINFGASGALKKQIEGGAPVDFVFFASKKDLEDLKKQNLVSEKFSKDILENTMVVAGRKKIDDLSEMLDHKVAIGDPDIVPAGRYAKQVLENAGLWDRMQENFVLSKDVRSAMQYVDLYEVDYAMIYKTDSRVMKNAEIVYEVPNTLHTPIIYSCGILNDKERDEVKDFYKFLTNKDSIDIFEKFGFKVINEQ; from the coding sequence ATGAAAAAGATTTTTACAACAATGGTAGCAGTAGTTTCAATTTTTTTATTGGCAGCATGTGGAAAGACAGAGAAAAAAGAGATAACTATAAGTGCAGCAGCAAGTTTAAATGAAGTATTATCTCAAATAGCTGAAAATTATCAAAAAGAAAATAAGAACATAACAGTAAATATAAACTTTGGTGCTTCAGGTGCTCTTAAAAAACAAATTGAAGGAGGAGCTCCTGTAGATTTTGTATTTTTTGCATCTAAAAAAGATTTGGAGGATTTGAAAAAGCAAAATCTAGTATCAGAAAAATTCTCTAAAGATATACTTGAAAATACTATGGTAGTAGCAGGAAGAAAGAAAATAGATGATCTGTCTGAAATGCTTGATCATAAAGTAGCAATAGGAGATCCGGATATAGTTCCAGCAGGAAGATATGCAAAACAGGTACTTGAAAATGCAGGGCTGTGGGATAGAATGCAGGAAAATTTTGTACTTTCTAAAGATGTAAGAAGTGCTATGCAGTATGTAGATCTATATGAAGTTGATTATGCTATGATTTACAAGACAGACAGCAGAGTTATGAAAAATGCTGAGATAGTCTATGAAGTGCCAAATACACTTCATACACCTATCATATACAGCTGTGGTATATTAAATGATAAAGAGAGAGATGAAGTAAAAGATTTCTATAAATTCCTTACTAATAAAGATTCAATTGATATTTTTGAAAAATTTGGGTTTAAAGTTATAAATGAACAGTAA